A window of Hymenobacter siberiensis genomic DNA:
GGTAAAGTCGCAGTTGGTTTCCGATTTTCAGTTGGAAGAGAAAAATCAGAACCAAGCACTAGGCACCAAGCATCAGGCACCAATCTTAGGCATTACGGGCACGGGAGGCGCGGGCAAGTCCTCGCTGGTGGATGAGCTGGTGCGGCGCTTTCTAATGGATTTCCCCGACAAGACCATCGCCATTATATCCGTGGACCCCAGCAAGCGCAAGACCGGCGGCGCACTGCTCGGCGACCGGATTCGGATGAACGCCATCAACTCGCCGCGGGTGTACATGCGCAGCCTGGCTACACGCCAGAGCAACCTGGCCCTCAGCAAATACGTGCAGGATGCCGTGGACGTGGTGAAGGCCGCCAACTACGATTTGATTATCCTGGAAACTTCCGGCATCGGCCAGTCCGACACCGAAATCATCGAGCACTCCGACGCCAGCCTGTACGTGATGACGCCGGAGTACGGCGCGGCCACGCAGCTGGAGAAAATCGACATGCTCGATTTCGCCGATGTCATTGCGCTCAACAAATTCGACAAGCGCGGGGCGCTGGATGCGCTGCGCGACGTGCGCAAGCAGTACCAGCGCAACCATGGCCTGTGGGACACCCCTACCGACCAGATGCCGGTATTCGGCACCATTGCCTCGCAGTTCAACGACCCGGGCATGAACCGCCTCTACCGCGCGGTGCTGAAGATGCTGGAAACTAAAACCGGGGCCACCTTCGCCTCGCACTTGGAAACCAGCGGCGAGGACTCAGAGAAGATTTACATCATCCCACCGCACCGCACCCGCTACCTCTCCGAGATTGCCGAGACCAACCGCGCCTACGACCAGCGCGTGCGCGAGCAGGCCAACATTGCGGAAGTAGCCGGCGCGTTTGCCAAGCTCGAAGAGCACTACGGCGCCGACAAAGCCAGCCCGGCCGGCACCGTGGAGGAGTTCAGCAAGAACAAGCAAACCCAGCTCCGCCGCCTCGATGCCGACAGCCAGGCCATTCTGGAAAACTGGGAAGCCACGCTGCAAAATTACCGCGACCCGGAGTACGTGTATTCGGTGCGGGGTAAGGAAATCCGGGTACAGACGCACACCAAATCACTGTCGGGCAACATGATACCAAAGGTATCGGTGCCGCGCTACACCGGCTGGGGCGACCGCCTGCGCTGGGCCATGCAGGAAAACTTCCCCGGCGAATTCCCCTACACGGCCGGCGTGTTCCCCTTCAAGCGCGAGGGCGAAGACCCGACGCGCATGTTTGCCGGCGAGGGCGGGCCGGAGCGCACCAACCGCCGCTTCCACTACGTGAGCATGGGCCTGCCCGCCAAGCGCCTGAGCACGGCCTTCGACTCGGTGACGCTCTACGGCGAAGACCCTGATTTGCGGCCCGATATCTATGGTAAAATCGGCAATGCGGGCGTGAGCATTGCCTGCCTCGACGATGCCAAGAAGCTCTACTCGGGCTTCAACCTGGCCAACCCCAGCACGTCGGTTTCAATGACCATCAACGGCCCAGCAGCCACGCTGGCGGCGTTTTTCATGAACGCGGCCATCGACCAGCAGTGCGAGTTCTACATTCAGGAAAACGACCTGGAAGCGGAAACGCACGCTAAAATCGACGCGATTTACGCGGCGCTGGGCCAGGCCCGCCCCCGCTACCAGGGCGAATTGCCGGCCGGCAACGACGGCCTCGGCCTGCTCCTGCTCGGCGTGACCGGCGACCAGGTGCTACCCGCCGACGTGTACGCCGCCATCAAGGCCCGGACCCTGACGCAGGTGCGCGGCACCGTGCAGGCCGACATTCTGAAGGAAGACCAGGCCCAGAACACCTGCATTTTCAGCACCGAGTTTGCCCTGCGCCTGATGGGCGACGTGCAGCAATACTTCATCACGGAGAAGGTGCGGAATTTCTACTCCGTCTCGATTTCGGGCTATCACATTGCCGAGGCGGGGGCCAACCCCATCACCCAGCTGGCCCTGACGCTGAGCAACGGCTTCACGTTCGTGGAATACTACGTGAGCCGGGGCATGAGCGTGAACGACTTCGCGCCCAACCTGAGCTTCTTCTTCTCCAACGGCATCGACCCGGAGTACGCCGTGATTGGGCGGGTGGCGCGCCGCATCTGGGCCAAAGCCATGAAACTGAAGTACGGCGCCGACGCCCGCAGCCAGATGCTGAAGTACCACATCCAGACCTCGGGCCGCAGCCTGCACGCCCAGGAAATCGACTTCAACGACATTCGCACCACGTTGCAGGCCCTGTACGCCATCTACGACAACTGCAACTCCCTGCATACCAATGCCTACGACGAGGCCATCACCACGCCCACCGAGGAATCGGTGCGCCGGGCCATGGCCATTCAGCTCATCATCAACCGCGAGCTGGGGCTGGCCAAGAACGAAAATCCGCTGCAAGGCTCCTTCATCATCGAGGAGCTGACCGAGCTGGTGGAAGAGGCGGTGCTGCTCGAATTCGACCGCATCACGGAGCGCGGCGGCGTGCTCGGGGCCATGGAAAC
This region includes:
- a CDS encoding methylmalonyl-CoA mutase family protein; the encoded protein is MHPAPTAPYKPKNHVRIVTAAALFDGHDAAINIMRRIIQSSGAEVIHLGHNRSAQEIVDCAIQEDAQAIAITSYQGGHNEYFKYIFDLLKERGAGHIKIFGGGGGVILPTEIAELQGYGITRIYSPDDGRAMGLQGMINNLLEQADFPTGQNLNGEAGHVKEKDARSIGRLISAAENFPEEFERVKSQLVSDFQLEEKNQNQALGTKHQAPILGITGTGGAGKSSLVDELVRRFLMDFPDKTIAIISVDPSKRKTGGALLGDRIRMNAINSPRVYMRSLATRQSNLALSKYVQDAVDVVKAANYDLIILETSGIGQSDTEIIEHSDASLYVMTPEYGAATQLEKIDMLDFADVIALNKFDKRGALDALRDVRKQYQRNHGLWDTPTDQMPVFGTIASQFNDPGMNRLYRAVLKMLETKTGATFASHLETSGEDSEKIYIIPPHRTRYLSEIAETNRAYDQRVREQANIAEVAGAFAKLEEHYGADKASPAGTVEEFSKNKQTQLRRLDADSQAILENWEATLQNYRDPEYVYSVRGKEIRVQTHTKSLSGNMIPKVSVPRYTGWGDRLRWAMQENFPGEFPYTAGVFPFKREGEDPTRMFAGEGGPERTNRRFHYVSMGLPAKRLSTAFDSVTLYGEDPDLRPDIYGKIGNAGVSIACLDDAKKLYSGFNLANPSTSVSMTINGPAATLAAFFMNAAIDQQCEFYIQENDLEAETHAKIDAIYAALGQARPRYQGELPAGNDGLGLLLLGVTGDQVLPADVYAAIKARTLTQVRGTVQADILKEDQAQNTCIFSTEFALRLMGDVQQYFITEKVRNFYSVSISGYHIAEAGANPITQLALTLSNGFTFVEYYVSRGMSVNDFAPNLSFFFSNGIDPEYAVIGRVARRIWAKAMKLKYGADARSQMLKYHIQTSGRSLHAQEIDFNDIRTTLQALYAIYDNCNSLHTNAYDEAITTPTEESVRRAMAIQLIINRELGLAKNENPLQGSFIIEELTELVEEAVLLEFDRITERGGVLGAMETMYQRGKIQEESMHYEMLKHTGEYPIIGVNTFLSSKGSPTVVPAEVIRATEEEKQYQIDMLQLLHQRNADQAPARLKQLQQIAVANGNLFAELMETVKYCSLGQITNALFEVGGQYRRNM